In Flavobacterium sp. CBA20B-1, one DNA window encodes the following:
- a CDS encoding thioredoxin family protein, translating to MARTPSNMLALGTTAPDFFLPDTNSNEWKSFNDINGNHGTVVMFICNHCPFVLHVIEEIVRVANDYRVQGIGFVAISSNDAVAYPDDAPDKMSEFAFQHKFGFPYLYDETQEVAKKYDAACTPDLYLFDAQNKLIYRGQLDDSRPKNGIPTNGNDLRNAIDSILYNRSVNPLQKPSIGCNIKWKNTL from the coding sequence ATGGCACGAACACCTTCAAACATGTTAGCCTTAGGTACAACAGCACCCGATTTTTTTCTGCCCGATACAAATAGTAACGAATGGAAATCGTTTAATGACATAAATGGAAACCACGGAACAGTTGTTATGTTTATCTGCAACCACTGTCCTTTTGTGTTGCATGTAATAGAAGAAATTGTTCGTGTGGCAAATGATTACCGCGTACAGGGAATTGGATTTGTAGCCATCTCCAGCAACGACGCTGTTGCATATCCTGATGATGCACCTGATAAAATGAGTGAGTTTGCTTTTCAACATAAATTCGGTTTTCCTTATTTATATGATGAAACGCAAGAAGTAGCTAAAAAATACGATGCAGCATGCACTCCCGATTTGTATTTGTTCGATGCACAAAACAAATTAATCTATCGCGGTCAATTAGATGATTCACGCCCAAAAAACGGAATTCCCACCAATGGAAACGACCTTCGCAACGCCATTGATTCAATCTTGTACAACCGAAGTGTTAATCCTTTGCAAAAACCAAGTATCGGGTGTAATATTAAATGGAAAAATACACTTTAA
- a CDS encoding 3-oxoacyl-ACP synthase III family protein, with amino-acid sequence MYHSKITGLGFYVPENVVTNDDLSRLMDTNDEWIQERTGIKERRHVVLPEDTTSGMALKASKIAIERAGIDKNDIDFIVFATLSPDYYFPGPGVTLQKELGIKTVGALDVRNQCSGFIYALSVADQFIKTGMYKNILVVGSEVHSKGLDMTTRGRGVSVIFGDGAGAAVLSRTEDLSKGILSTHLHSEGEHAEELALIAPGMGKRWVTDIIKENNPDDESYYPYMNGQFVFKNAVVRFSEVINEGLQANNLQVADINMLIPHQANLRIAQFIQQKFKLTDEQVYNNIMKYGNTTAASVPIALTEAWEQGKIKEGDLVVLAAFGSGFTWASALIRW; translated from the coding sequence ATGTATCATTCAAAAATAACCGGATTAGGCTTTTATGTACCGGAAAATGTGGTAACAAATGATGATTTATCACGACTTATGGATACCAATGATGAATGGATTCAAGAGCGAACTGGTATAAAAGAACGTCGCCATGTAGTTTTACCAGAAGATACCACTTCAGGTATGGCGCTAAAAGCATCGAAAATTGCCATTGAACGTGCAGGAATTGATAAGAACGATATCGATTTTATTGTATTTGCCACTTTAAGTCCCGATTATTATTTTCCAGGTCCGGGAGTTACTCTTCAAAAAGAATTGGGCATAAAAACTGTTGGAGCATTAGATGTTCGCAACCAATGTTCGGGTTTTATTTATGCGCTTTCTGTGGCCGATCAGTTTATCAAAACGGGCATGTATAAAAATATATTGGTGGTTGGCTCTGAAGTGCATTCAAAAGGATTGGACATGACCACTCGCGGGCGTGGTGTTTCGGTGATTTTTGGCGATGGGGCAGGAGCTGCTGTTTTAAGCCGAACCGAAGATTTATCAAAAGGGATTTTATCAACCCATTTACACTCAGAAGGCGAGCATGCAGAAGAATTGGCGTTAATTGCTCCCGGAATGGGCAAGCGCTGGGTGACCGATATTATTAAAGAAAATAATCCAGACGATGAATCGTATTATCCGTATATGAATGGTCAATTTGTATTTAAAAATGCAGTGGTTCGTTTTTCAGAAGTGATTAATGAAGGACTGCAAGCAAATAATTTACAAGTTGCAGACATTAATATGTTGATACCGCACCAAGCCAATTTGCGAATTGCACAATTTATTCAGCAAAAATTTAAACTGACTGATGAGCAAGTGTATAACAACATCATGAAATACGGCAACACCACAGCTGCATCGGTGCCTATTGCACTCACCGAAGCGTGGGAACAAGGCAAAATTAAAGAAGGTGATTTAGTGGTACTTGCAGCATTTGGTAGCGGTTTTACATGGGCAAGTGCTCTAATTCGTTGGTAA
- a CDS encoding sterol desaturase family protein: protein MKGHRVQNSGQAQLFKNPFLELLTKGHPALSWGIHVPILVYCFYYGYSHYFLTLPEMFAISIFALLFWTFFEYIAHRYVFHLISEKENLQKFAYIMHGNHHHYPKDKSRLFMPPVPSLIIAAALFGIKYLLLGKYAFAFYPGFILGWLMYASMHYLIHAIEPPFKFLQPLWRNHHLHHYRNENLGFGVSNTFWDRVFGTMFDFKKDRIDKQKSKDLMFDRKQKSEA from the coding sequence ATGAAAGGTCATAGAGTACAAAATTCAGGACAAGCGCAATTGTTTAAAAATCCATTTTTGGAATTGTTAACTAAGGGGCATCCTGCATTAAGTTGGGGTATTCATGTTCCCATCTTGGTGTATTGTTTTTATTATGGATACAGTCATTATTTTTTAACATTGCCAGAAATGTTTGCTATCTCCATTTTTGCATTGCTTTTTTGGACATTTTTTGAGTACATCGCACATAGATATGTGTTTCATTTAATAAGTGAAAAGGAAAATTTGCAAAAGTTTGCTTACATCATGCACGGTAACCACCATCATTATCCAAAAGATAAATCGCGTTTATTTATGCCACCTGTGCCTAGTTTAATTATTGCGGCTGCGCTTTTTGGTATTAAATATCTGCTTTTAGGAAAATATGCTTTTGCTTTTTATCCGGGTTTTATTTTAGGATGGTTAATGTATGCTTCGATGCATTATTTGATTCATGCCATCGAACCTCCTTTCAAGTTCTTGCAACCCTTGTGGCGCAACCATCATTTGCATCATTACCGCAATGAAAACCTTGGTTTTGGAGTGAGTAATACTTTTTGGGACAGAGTTTTTGGAACTATGTTCGATTTTAAAAAAGACCGTATCGATAAACAAAAATCTAAAGATTTAATGTTTGATAGAAAACAAAAAAGTGAAGCTTAA
- a CDS encoding S9 family peptidase, with product MKRIKQTLLALLLATAPMIAQENITFQKPSKEILQLADYERAPSVSISTNKEWMVLSYRNTYKSLDELNQDELRLGGLRINPNTNISSTASFINNIKIKKINDKTETVVKGLPANAQISNVSWAPNETKLAFTNTTATGNELWVLDLETATAKKLTNAILNANLGNPITWFRNSNELLIKVIPENRKPLIDAKKAIPTGPIVSTAEEGVVSQNRTYQDLLKNKTDEANFETIITSELYTINLNGTKKLFKKADLFAGETFSPDGNYVLLTTIQKPFSYLVPLSRFPMKTIAYKANGEEVKLVNDVPLNEVMPKGFMAVREGKRSMNWRSDKPATLFFVEALDGGDPAKSVEKRDALYTWEAPFNNEPELLTKTPQRFGGIAWGDEETAIVYDQWYDTRNIKTYLFNPTKKSELVTIWDRNYQDIYSDPGDFQTKKNALGRYALQKENNKLYLIGEGHTKEGQFPFIDELDLATLKTKRLYQSKLTDRLESISEIIDIKKGAVLVNIQSKNDYPNYYFRNIKSKNDLKQITFNKNPFESIKDVHKEVIKYKRKDGVELSGTLYLPAGYDRKNPTEKLPLLIWAYPAEYKDKNSAGQSSANPNEFTFPYYGSFVYWAAKGYAVLDDAAFPIIGEGTQEPNDTFIEQLALNAEAAIDAVDKLGYIDRTRVGVGGHSYGAFMTANLLAHTKLFACGIARSGAYNRTLTPFGFQSEQRNYWEVPEVYNTMSPFMNAEKMKTPLLLVHGEADNNPGTFTLQTERYFQALKGLGAPVRMVILPKESHSYVAKENILHLLWEQEQFLDKHLKNKK from the coding sequence ATGAAACGAATAAAACAAACCTTATTAGCATTATTATTAGCCACAGCGCCTATGATTGCACAAGAAAACATTACGTTCCAAAAGCCTTCAAAAGAAATTTTACAGTTAGCCGATTATGAACGTGCCCCTTCTGTTTCTATAAGTACGAATAAAGAGTGGATGGTGCTCTCGTATCGAAATACCTATAAATCGCTTGATGAATTGAATCAAGACGAATTGCGTTTGGGTGGTTTGCGTATCAATCCAAACACAAATATTTCAAGCACAGCATCGTTCATCAACAACATAAAAATCAAAAAAATCAACGATAAAACCGAAACCGTTGTGAAAGGTTTGCCTGCCAATGCACAGATCAGCAACGTATCTTGGGCGCCAAACGAAACCAAACTGGCATTTACGAATACCACAGCAACCGGAAACGAATTATGGGTTTTAGACCTAGAAACAGCAACGGCAAAAAAACTGACCAATGCCATTTTAAATGCCAATTTGGGCAACCCGATTACTTGGTTTAGAAACAGCAACGAATTATTGATTAAGGTAATTCCGGAAAACAGAAAACCATTGATAGATGCTAAAAAAGCGATCCCTACCGGACCTATTGTTTCTACTGCCGAAGAAGGTGTGGTTTCGCAAAACAGAACCTATCAAGATTTATTGAAAAACAAAACCGACGAAGCCAATTTCGAGACCATTATAACCTCTGAATTATACACGATTAATTTAAACGGAACCAAAAAACTGTTTAAAAAAGCCGATTTATTTGCTGGTGAAACTTTTTCGCCCGATGGAAATTATGTTTTGTTAACAACTATTCAAAAACCCTTTTCATATTTGGTACCACTAAGTCGGTTTCCAATGAAAACGATTGCTTATAAAGCAAATGGTGAAGAAGTGAAATTGGTAAACGATGTACCTTTGAACGAAGTGATGCCAAAAGGTTTTATGGCAGTTCGCGAAGGAAAACGCAGCATGAACTGGAGAAGTGATAAACCAGCTACTTTGTTTTTTGTAGAAGCTTTAGACGGCGGCGACCCTGCAAAAAGCGTAGAAAAACGCGATGCTTTATACACTTGGGAAGCGCCTTTTAATAATGAGCCTGAGTTGCTCACAAAAACACCGCAACGCTTTGGTGGAATAGCTTGGGGCGATGAAGAAACGGCAATTGTTTACGATCAATGGTATGATACCCGAAACATAAAAACTTATTTGTTTAATCCAACTAAAAAATCGGAATTAGTGACCATTTGGGATCGAAATTATCAGGATATTTACAGCGATCCGGGTGATTTTCAAACAAAAAAGAATGCATTGGGAAGATACGCCTTGCAAAAAGAAAACAACAAATTGTATTTAATTGGCGAAGGGCATACTAAAGAAGGGCAATTTCCTTTTATTGATGAATTGGATTTAGCTACTTTAAAAACAAAACGTTTGTATCAATCAAAACTTACAGACCGCTTGGAATCAATTTCTGAAATCATCGATATTAAAAAAGGGGCTGTTTTGGTGAATATCCAGTCAAAAAACGATTATCCTAATTACTATTTCCGAAACATCAAATCTAAAAACGATTTAAAGCAGATTACATTCAACAAAAATCCGTTTGAAAGTATTAAAGATGTGCATAAAGAAGTAATTAAATACAAACGCAAAGACGGAGTGGAATTATCGGGAACCTTGTATTTACCGGCGGGTTATGACCGAAAAAATCCTACCGAAAAATTACCTCTTTTAATTTGGGCATATCCGGCTGAATATAAAGATAAAAACAGTGCGGGACAGTCATCTGCAAATCCTAATGAATTTACATTTCCTTATTACGGTTCGTTTGTGTATTGGGCTGCAAAAGGTTATGCGGTTTTAGACGATGCTGCTTTTCCGATTATTGGAGAAGGAACACAAGAACCAAACGACACGTTTATTGAACAATTGGCGCTGAATGCCGAAGCTGCGATTGATGCAGTGGATAAATTAGGGTATATTGACAGAACCCGTGTGGGCGTGGGCGGACACTCGTACGGTGCTTTTATGACTGCAAATTTATTGGCTCATACCAAATTGTTTGCCTGTGGAATTGCCCGCTCAGGTGCATATAACAGAACATTGACTCCGTTTGGTTTTCAAAGCGAACAGCGCAATTATTGGGAAGTTCCTGAAGTGTACAACACTATGTCGCCTTTTATGAATGCCGAAAAAATGAAAACTCCGTTGCTTTTAGTACATGGCGAAGCCGACAATAACCCGGGCACTTTTACATTGCAAACCGAGCGTTATTTCCAGGCTTTAAAAGGTTTGGGAGCACCGGTTCGTATGGTAATTTTACCAAAAGAAAGTCACAGTTACGTTGCCAAAGAAAACATTTTGCACCTACTTTGGGAACAAGAACAGTTTTTAGACAAGCATTTAAAGAATAAAAAATAA
- a CDS encoding FMN-binding glutamate synthase family protein: MLHQKFFNRFVIRQVIWAFVITYLIVTLYLVIFRSWSIISLILPAVLFYLAFKDAFQTKHTIRKNYPIIGRLRYILEEIRPELRQYFWEGELDGKPFNRRERSIVYQRAKNAKQTVSFGMQDDPNRIGYEWASHSVYPKNISDFNFRTLIGNDQCAKPYSASIYNISAMSYGALSKKAIISLNKGAKLGGFAHNTGEGGISPYHRSGGDLIWQIGTGYFGCRDENGFFNDALFAERAQYDDVKMIELKLSQGAKPGHGGLLPAEKNTLEVSKIRNVKPFTTVHSPSSHSAFSNAIELAYFIGKMRNLSGGKPVGFKICIGRKDEFTDIIKAFSETGIYPDFITIDGAEGGTGAAPLEFIDYMGMALSDALVFANKILKQYNLRDQIKIIAAGKIISAFDLAKNMSLGADACYSARGMMFALGCIQALQCDSGHCPVGIATQDPLLYEGMDITDKSVRVATFHKNTMKAFGEFIGACGFSKPNEISPEVFHKRIEHGRNITFAEMYFKDKEAVIN, from the coding sequence ATGTTACATCAAAAATTTTTTAATCGTTTTGTAATTAGGCAAGTTATTTGGGCATTTGTTATTACCTATTTAATTGTTACATTGTACCTCGTAATCTTTAGAAGTTGGAGTATAATATCACTCATATTGCCTGCAGTTTTGTTTTATTTAGCGTTTAAAGATGCTTTTCAAACGAAGCATACCATTCGCAAAAACTATCCAATTATTGGGCGTTTAAGATACATTTTAGAAGAAATTCGCCCAGAATTGCGTCAATATTTTTGGGAAGGTGAGCTAGATGGTAAACCTTTTAACCGCCGTGAGCGATCTATTGTTTACCAACGTGCTAAAAATGCCAAGCAAACCGTATCCTTTGGTATGCAAGATGACCCAAACCGCATTGGTTATGAATGGGCTTCGCATTCTGTTTATCCTAAAAACATCTCTGATTTTAACTTTAGAACTTTAATTGGAAATGATCAATGTGCCAAACCTTACAGTGCAAGTATTTATAATATTAGTGCAATGAGTTATGGCGCATTAAGTAAAAAAGCGATTATTTCGTTAAACAAAGGTGCTAAATTAGGAGGATTTGCGCACAACACCGGAGAAGGTGGTATTTCACCATATCACAGATCAGGAGGTGATTTAATTTGGCAAATTGGAACCGGATATTTTGGCTGTAGAGATGAAAATGGTTTTTTTAACGATGCTTTGTTTGCCGAAAGAGCGCAATATGACGACGTTAAAATGATTGAATTAAAGCTTTCTCAAGGAGCAAAACCCGGTCATGGTGGATTATTACCTGCTGAGAAAAACACTTTAGAGGTTTCTAAAATTCGTAATGTAAAACCTTTTACAACCGTACACTCGCCATCATCGCACTCTGCCTTTAGCAATGCTATTGAATTGGCATACTTTATTGGAAAAATGCGTAATTTAAGTGGTGGTAAACCCGTAGGTTTTAAAATTTGTATTGGACGAAAAGACGAGTTTACAGATATCATAAAAGCGTTTAGCGAAACCGGAATTTATCCCGATTTTATTACAATCGATGGCGCTGAAGGTGGAACCGGGGCTGCACCATTAGAATTTATCGATTATATGGGAATGGCACTATCGGATGCATTGGTTTTTGCAAACAAGATATTGAAACAATACAATTTGCGTGACCAAATTAAAATCATCGCTGCCGGAAAGATTATCTCAGCATTTGATTTAGCCAAAAATATGTCATTAGGTGCCGATGCTTGTTACAGTGCCCGAGGAATGATGTTTGCTTTGGGATGCATTCAAGCCTTGCAATGCGACAGCGGACACTGCCCCGTTGGTATTGCCACTCAAGATCCTTTGTTGTATGAAGGTATGGATATTACAGACAAATCAGTGCGTGTAGCCACTTTTCATAAAAACACCATGAAAGCTTTTGGAGAATTTATTGGAGCTTGCGGTTTCTCTAAACCAAATGAAATAAGCCCAGAGGTATTTCATAAACGTATTGAACACGGCAGAAACATTACTTTTGCAGAAATGTATTTTAAAGATAAAGAAGCAGTTATCAACTAA